CCGTTCTCGCCGCCGGTCGATCGGGGCGCCGCACGCCGGTCGTCGCGGCCGGGCGCCGATGCGCCGGCCTCGAACGGGAGAATGCCCGCGCCGGTGCCCGAATCACCCTCGGTGGCCCGCACCCGGTCCAGCAGGGCCTCGAAACCCGCGTCTCCGAATTCCCGTGTCGGGGCGTCGGCCCCGGCTCGACCGCCTGCGGTGTCGTCGACCAGCGACAGCGCGACCTCGCCGGGCACCCGGCTGAGTAGACCGGGCAGCCCGGACAGTTCCGCGACCGCTGCGCGGCAGTCGGTGCAATCGGTCAGATGGTTCTCATAGGCGAGCCGCTGCTCCTGAGGGAGGGCGCCGAGCACATACGGCGCGTCCCAGGTCGCATACTCGTCGTGCGAGGCGGTATCCGCCGATGTCATTTCGTCACCCCCATCTCCTGTAGGGCCGAACGCAGGGAGCGCATTCCGTAATGCATACGGGATTTGACCGTGCCCTCGGGTATTGCCAGTTCGTTCGCGATCTGCTGGGTCGACAAGCCACGGTAGTAGGCCCGGACGATCACCTCGCGGTGGTCCGAGCTCAGCCGGGCGAGCGCGTCGGCGATCACCCAGCCGTCCACCGCGCGTTGGGCCTCGTCCGGCGTCGACTGCTCCGGCGGTGTGTCGGTGCCGTATTCGCGCCGATGCCGGGCGCTGCGGAACTCGTCGACCGCCAGATGCCGGGCGACGGTGAACAACCAGGCCCGCGCCGAGGCCGTCGACTGATCCAGTACCTGCGGCCGCTGCCAGGCCCGCAGGAGTGTCTCCTGCACGATGTCCTCGGCACGTCCGGCGTCGCCGACCAGGCTGTAGGTGTACCGCCACAACGTGGGCGCGTGCTCGTCGTAGAGCGCACGCAGCAATCGCGCCCGCGTGGGCGCCTCGTCGACGGGAGGAATCGTCGAGTCAGACATCGGCGGAAGTCGCGCCGATCGCGGGAGTTCGCCGCCTCTGTCGAGGCGAACGTCGGGGGACCACACTCTGTGGATACGTAATCAATTGCGTTCTAGTTCGATCGGGTGGGTCGCCAGCAACGACAGCGGGAGCGGCTGCCGGCGCAGCACATGCGCCCACAGATCGGTGCGCCCGGCGAGTGGGTCCGACGGCAGCGCGGACAGCACGATCCAGTCGCCGCGTTCCAGC
The genomic region above belongs to Nocardia spumae and contains:
- a CDS encoding sigma-70 family RNA polymerase sigma factor, whose amino-acid sequence is MSDSTIPPVDEAPTRARLLRALYDEHAPTLWRYTYSLVGDAGRAEDIVQETLLRAWQRPQVLDQSTASARAWLFTVARHLAVDEFRSARHRREYGTDTPPEQSTPDEAQRAVDGWVIADALARLSSDHREVIVRAYYRGLSTQQIANELAIPEGTVKSRMHYGMRSLRSALQEMGVTK